From Paenibacillus sp. FSL H8-0537:
CATCATCGTAGACCGCGTGAAGCAGGGAAAAAGCGTAGCCCGTATTCATACTGGCGACCCAGCGATGTATGGGGCTATTTTGGAGCAGATGGTGCTGCTTAAGCGTGAAGGCATCCATTGTGAAATCGTCCCAGGCGTAAGCTCGGTATTTGCTGCCGCTGCTGCGGTTGGCGCTGAGCTGACAATACCTGACCTGACCCAAACGGTCATTTTGACGCGGGCCGAAGGACGGACACCTGTTCCTGAGCTGGAGAAGCTGAAGGATTTGGCAGCGCATCGCTGTACGATTGCGTTGTTCCTCAGCGCTACGCTGACGCGCAAAGTGGTGCAGGAATTTAAAGATGCCGGCTGGGAAGATGAGACGCCGATTGCTGTCGTTCGCCGTGCGAGCTGGCCGGATCAATTAATTATCCGCACAACGCTTGCCGAGCTCGACAATGCGATGCGCGAGCATGGCATTCGTGCACATGCGATGATTTTGGCAGGCTGGGCGCTTGATCCGGAGCTGCACAACAAGGATGCGCACCGTTCGAAGCTGTATGACAAAACGTTCACGCACCGCTTCCGCAGAGGAGTGAAGCCGGAATGAGTGCGATCATTCAGCTGGAAGAAGGCATCATCCCGGAAATTCGCCAGAAGCACGAATATGCAGTAGTTGCCATTACGAAGCATGGTGTGCAGACAGGCAGAAGGCTGCTGGAAAATATGGGAGCAGTCGATTTGTATTACATGGGCAAATTCGAAGCAGGAGATGAGGAAAGCCGCGGCATTCAGCTGTTCAATGGCTCGGTGCGCATGCTGTTTCCTGCCTTGTTTCCGAAATATAAAGGAATTATTTGTATTATTTCACTTGGCGCAGTTGTGCGAATGATTGCTCCATTGCTGCAGGACAAGAAGAAGGACCCAGGCATCGTTGTTATTGATGATAAAGGTGAACATGTCATTAGCGTG
This genomic window contains:
- the cobM gene encoding precorrin-4 C(11)-methyltransferase, which translates into the protein MIVHIIGAGPGDPDLITVKGLKLLQAADVVMYTDSLVNEELIAKAKPEAEVLKSAGMDLDEMVGIIVDRVKQGKSVARIHTGDPAMYGAILEQMVLLKREGIHCEIVPGVSSVFAAAAAVGAELTIPDLTQTVILTRAEGRTPVPELEKLKDLAAHRCTIALFLSATLTRKVVQEFKDAGWEDETPIAVVRRASWPDQLIIRTTLAELDNAMREHGIRAHAMILAGWALDPELHNKDAHRSKLYDKTFTHRFRRGVKPE